The genomic window GAACTCCCGGTGTACGACGCCGTGCACACTCGCATCGGCGCGAGTGACGACCTCGCGGGCGGGCGCTCCACGTTCATGGTCGAGATGAGCGAACTCGCCGCGATCCTGCACGGCGCGACGCACGCCAGCCTCGTGATCCTGGACGAGATCGGGCGCGGCACGAGCACCCTCGACGGCCTCGCCATCGCCCAGGCTGCGCTGGAGCACCTGCACGTCGCCGGGGCGCACACGCTGTTCGCCACGCACTACTTCGAACTCACGCGCCTGGAAACCGACCTGCCCGGCCTCGTGAACCTCCACGTGGCCGCCGAGGAAGACGCTGCCGGGAGCGGGGGCCTGACCTTCTACCATCAGGTTGTGCCCGGCGCGGCCCGCCAGAGCTACGGCGTGGAGGTCGCGCGCCTCGCCGGACTGCCCGCCCAGGTCACCACCCGCGCCGCCCGCCTGCTCACCGCGCTGGGCGCGCAGGGCGCCGACACGCGCCTCACGCGGGAACTCGCCACGCTGGATCTGGCCCGGCTGACGCCCATGCAGGCCCTCGACCTGCTGCACCGCTGGCAGCGCGAGGTCACCGGCGCGGAGGTCACGCCGGGCTGAGCGGCGCGCGGGCGCACAATGGGCGCATGACGGCAGCGGAGCTGGGTGAGGGGGCGCTGGGGGCGTTCCGGGCGCGGTTCGGGGAGGCGCTGAGTACGGCTCCGGCGGTACTGGATGCCCACGGGCGTGATGAGAGCGGGCTGGAGGCGGCGCGGCCCGGCGCGGTGCTGTTCGCGCGCAGCGAGGCGGACATCGTGGGGGCGCTGGCGTTGGCACGGGAGTTCCGGGTGCCGGTGGTGCCGTTCGCGGCGGGCAGCAGCCTGGAGGGCCAGTTGATTCCGCCGCCGGGCGCGCTGAGCCTGAACCTGAGTGGCATGACGCGCGTGCTGGACGTGCGCCCGGGGGCGTTTCAGGCGACGGTGGAGCCGGGCGTGACGTACCCGCAGCTGAACCGCGCGGTGCGCGCGCAGGGGCTCTTCTTTCCGGTGGATCCGGGCGCCGAGGCGACGCTGGGGGGCATGGCGTCCACGAACGCGAGTGGCACGGCGGCGGTGCGGTACGGGACGACGCGGGAGAACGTGCTGGCGCTGCGGGTGGCGCTGATGGACGGGCGGGTGCTGGCGCTGGGCAGCCGGGCGCGCAAGAGCAGCGCCGGGTACGATCTGCGGCACCTCTTTCTGGGTGCGGAGGGCACGCTGGGTGTGATCACGGAGCTGACGGTGCGGTTGTGGCCGCTGCCGACGGCACGGCTGGCGCTGCGCTGCGCGTTCCCGGATGTGGGGTCAGCGGCGCAGGCGGCGACGCTGGTGATGGGCGCGTCGGCGCAGCCGGAGCGGCTTGAACTGATGGACGCGCGGGGGTTGCGGGCCGTGAACCGTTACCTGGGGTTGCAGGAGCCGGAGGTGCCGACCCTGTGGATTGAGCTGGCGGGCGCGTCGGCAGGCGCGCTGGAGGACGTGCGGGCGCTGTGCGAGGAGCTGTGCCGTGACGCGGGCGCGCTGGACGTGCGGGTGGCCCGCCACGCCGAGGAGCTGGAGGC from Deinococcus radiotolerans includes these protein-coding regions:
- a CDS encoding FAD-binding oxidoreductase, with product MTAAELGEGALGAFRARFGEALSTAPAVLDAHGRDESGLEAARPGAVLFARSEADIVGALALAREFRVPVVPFAAGSSLEGQLIPPPGALSLNLSGMTRVLDVRPGAFQATVEPGVTYPQLNRAVRAQGLFFPVDPGAEATLGGMASTNASGTAAVRYGTTRENVLALRVALMDGRVLALGSRARKSSAGYDLRHLFLGAEGTLGVITELTVRLWPLPTARLALRCAFPDVGSAAQAATLVMGASAQPERLELMDARGLRAVNRYLGLQEPEVPTLWIELAGASAGALEDVRALCEELCRDAGALDVRVARHAEELEALWRARHHAFYALKALHPGEQFLSTDLCVPLDALPEILTFTEEGLRAEGLDASVLGHVGDGNFHVLFHAPPGSADWARIEALYGRLVERTLALGGTCSGEHGVGLHKRRFLRAQHGDAVELMREVKALLDPLNLLNPGKVLPDPA